The sequence CGGGTGTCTCGGTGCTCGTAGGTGGCGCCGCGTTCGGCCCCGACGGCCGCTATGCCCGCCTGCTCGGTGCCGACGCGTGGGCCCCGGACGCCCGCGCCGCCGTGCAGTGCCTGAGCGACGACCTGGCACGGCTACGCCTCACCGCGACCGCGTCGTCGGGTGCGCTGCCGCATCTGGAGGACCAGGAGTATTCGATGGTCAGCGGGACGAAGGCGCAGCTGGTCAAGTCGACTGTCGCCGAGCTGGAGAACCGATTCCCCGCGATGCGCGACTACAGCGTGGCGCAACGCGAACACACCACCGAGGACATCGCGCACATCATCGACTTCCTCGCGACCGCACTGTATGTCGACGACGACGACCTGTTCACCACGTTCATCGTCTGGACCGCCGAGGTGCTCGAAGCCCGAGGCGTACCAGCGACCTCACTGATTCACGCGCTGGATTTGTTGTCCGATCAACTGCGAGACTTCCCCCGGACCCAACGTCTGCTCACGGCAGCGCGCACGGCCTTGACCGCGAAGACCACCTCGCCGATCGCATGAGACTCATCCTGACCACCGAGACGACGACCCGGTCGATACGCGTAACCGTCTCCGGGGACGTCGACTTCGGGCAGGCGGCCTATCTGATCGACACCGTCTCCGACTTGCTGAGTGCCCATCCCGACGTGCAGGAGCTGCATCTCGACTTCACGAAGCTGACGTTTCTCGACTCGACGGGGCTGTCGGCCCTGCTGCAGATACACCGGCAGACAACAGAACTCGGGGCGCGGATGCACCTGGACAATCGGCCGGCGCACCTCGACCGGATCCTGGAGATCACCGGGCTGCTGGACTACCTCACGGCGAACCGTAGCGAAGAGACCGAAGTCCGTTGAGCGCCATGGTCGGACATGTGGCCATGCTGCAGCGCTACCCGGTCAAGTCGATGCTCGGTGAACGACGCGACTCGATCCGCGTCGGACCCGTGGGCGTGGACGGCGACCGACAGTACGCCGTCATCGACGACGAAACCGGGCGGGTGGCCACTGCCAAACATCCCCGACGGTGGAGCGCGCTGCTGCAATGCGCGGCGGCGACAAGTGACGGCGGTGCTGTCGTGGTGACGCTGCCGGACGGCCGCAGCGTGCCGGTCACCGAAGCGGCCGAACCGCTGTCGCAACTGCTCGGGCGTCGGGTGCATCTCGGCGGCGAGCGCACTGCGGGCGCGACGCTGGAGCGGTCCGACCCGCTCGAGGTGCTGGCGCACGGCATCGACGCCGAGTTCGATCCCGTGCTGCTCGAACTCGGCAAGGCGGCGCCGGGCGGTGCCTTCGTCGACCATTCCCCGGTGCACTTGATCACCACGACCACACTCGACGCGATCGGTGTCGGCGTCGCGGAGGCGATCCGATACCGGCCGAACGTCGTCATCGACATGTCCGACGGGTTCGCCCCATTCGGGGAGAACGACTGGGTGGGAACCGAGATGCGTCTCGGAGACGTCACGTTGCGCGTCACCCGCCCAACCTCCCGCTGCGCTGTCCCCACTCTCAGACATGGTGACGCCGAACGACTTCCGGACGCGGTGCGGTACCTGCTGGAGCGCAATCGCATCGAGGTTCCCGACTCGGGGAAGCTGCCCTGCGCCGGGGTTTACGCCGAGGTGGTCGCCGTCGGTACCGTCAGCGCCGGTGACGAGGTGCGCGTCGGGTGATCCGCGTCCGCGCGGGAGTGTTCAGCCGGCCGCGGCGGTGACGGCCTGGGTGATCCGGGCGACGATCGGGCTGTCCAGTTTCCAGCACTGCCAGAACAGCGGAACATCCAGGTGCGCCTTCGTGATCCGTACGAACGAGCCATCGTCCAGGTGTGGCTGGGCCAGCGCCTCGGGGAACATGCCCCAGCCCAGGCCGGCCAGGACCGCCGCGCCGAAGCCCTCCGCCGTCGGCACGTAGTGCTGCGGCCGGGCGATGTCGCGACGAAACGCCTTGCGCACCAGCATGTCCTGCAGAGCGTCGTCGCGGTTCCACGCCAGGGACGGAGCCTGGGCCGCCGCCGCGGCGGTGAACCCGTCGGGCAGGTACCGGTCGCGGTAACCCGGGCTGGCGACCGGAAGGTAGCGCATCACCCCCAGGGGTTGCACCCGGCATCCCGACACCGGTATGCGTTCGGTGGTCACCGCGCCCATCACGACGCCCTCGCGAAGCAGCCGCGCCGAGTGGTCCTGGTCCTCGATGCGGATGTCGAACAACACGTCGTCGAGGGCGTCGAACACCGCGGTGAACCAGGTGGCCATCGAATCGGCGTTGACCGCCATCGCGATTCGCGGCGCACTGCCCGTTCCGCCCGCCATCTCGCCGAGCGCCTCGGCCTCCAACAGCGCGGTCTGCGCCGCCAGGCGCAACAGTGGCACCCCAGCCGGGGTGGCGACGCAAGGCTTTTCGCGCACCACCAGCACCTGCCCTACCCGCTGCTCGAGGGTCTTGATGCGCTGGCTGACCGCCGAGGGGGTGATATGCAACCGCGCAGCGGCGGCGTCGAACGATCCGTGCTCGATCACCGCGGCGTACGCCGCGAGCTGCTGGCCGTCGATGCGCACATTAACGATTCTAATGTTGTGGCGATTTCTTTAGCGCTGTCCCGTGCCCGCGTGGCCCCCTACACTGACGTCGGCCGAAGGGAAGGAGCACAGTGGGAGCGATACCCGTCATCGCGTTGACCGGCTATCTCGGCGCGGGCAAGACAACGCTGCTCAACCATGTACTTCGGCAGCCGGGTGCGCGAATCGGCGTCGTCATCAACGACTTTGGTGAGCTCAACGTCGACGCCGCGCTGGTGACCGGCCAGGTCGACGAACCGGCGTCGATCGCGGGCGGCTGCATCTGCTGTCTACCCGACGACGGCGGGCTAGACGACGCATTGGCCAAGCTCGCCGATCCCCGGCTGGGCCTGGACGCCATCATCGTCGAGGCCAGCGGCCTGGCCGACCCGGTGGCGATATCGCGGATCATCCGGTTCAGCGGGGTCGAACGGATCCGGCCGGGCGGCATCGTCGACGTCATCGACGCTGCCACCCACTTCGACACCGTCGATGACGGCAGCACTGCCCCGGCGCGATACGGTGCGGCCTCGCTGGTCGTGGTCAACAAGCTCGACCAGATCCCCTCGGACAGCAGGGACAAGGTTCTCCAGCGGATCGAAAGCCGGGTGCGCGAACGCAATCCGGAGGTGCATCTGGTCGGCGCGGTCACCGGGCGGGTAGACCCAGCGTTGCTGTACGACGTCGCAGACACCAACGAGGACACCGGGCAGTTGTCGTTTCGCGAGCTGCTGGTCCCCGACGCGCACCACCACGTTCACGCCGATTCGGTCACCGTAACCAGCGAGGGATGCATCGACCCCGGCGCGCTCCTCGACCTGCTGGAAAAGCCGCCGGCCGGCGTGTACCGGCTCAAGGGCGTCGTCACCGTTCGCTCTGGCACACGGGCGCGCAGCTACGTCGTCAACGTCGTCGGCACCTCCATACACGTCGCGACCGCCCCCAAGCCGGCCCGAATTAACAGCCTGGTCGCGATCGGAACCTCGATCGACGTCGACGACGTGCGCGCAGCCATCGACGCCGCGCTGCGCCGGCAGGACGGGCCGGTGCCCGCCGCGGGTATGCGTCAGCTGCAGCGCTACCGGCACCTGAGCATCTGACGAATCCCTCTT comes from Mycolicibacterium pulveris and encodes:
- a CDS encoding STAS domain-containing protein; this translates as MRLILTTETTTRSIRVTVSGDVDFGQAAYLIDTVSDLLSAHPDVQELHLDFTKLTFLDSTGLSALLQIHRQTTELGARMHLDNRPAHLDRILEITGLLDYLTANRSEETEVR
- a CDS encoding CobW family GTP-binding protein; its protein translation is MGAIPVIALTGYLGAGKTTLLNHVLRQPGARIGVVINDFGELNVDAALVTGQVDEPASIAGGCICCLPDDGGLDDALAKLADPRLGLDAIIVEASGLADPVAISRIIRFSGVERIRPGGIVDVIDAATHFDTVDDGSTAPARYGAASLVVVNKLDQIPSDSRDKVLQRIESRVRERNPEVHLVGAVTGRVDPALLYDVADTNEDTGQLSFRELLVPDAHHHVHADSVTVTSEGCIDPGALLDLLEKPPAGVYRLKGVVTVRSGTRARSYVVNVVGTSIHVATAPKPARINSLVAIGTSIDVDDVRAAIDAALRRQDGPVPAAGMRQLQRYRHLSI
- a CDS encoding cobalamin B12-binding domain-containing protein, which translates into the protein MSSRDTGAARDRLWEAVLDGDEYSAVSVVFEAVDAGITPEDALLEVVAPVQRKVGTEWAANRITVAQEHAATAINDRVIAALSQHPASRTHAAAGRVTVACVDGEWHALPARLLAEVLRLRGWRVDFLGAQVPTPHLIAHLHQHAPDAVALSCSIPTRLPAAHAAITACQSAGVSVLVGGAAFGPDGRYARLLGADAWAPDARAAVQCLSDDLARLRLTATASSGALPHLEDQEYSMVSGTKAQLVKSTVAELENRFPAMRDYSVAQREHTTEDIAHIIDFLATALYVDDDDLFTTFIVWTAEVLEARGVPATSLIHALDLLSDQLRDFPRTQRLLTAARTALTAKTTSPIA
- a CDS encoding MOSC domain-containing protein, with amino-acid sequence MVGHVAMLQRYPVKSMLGERRDSIRVGPVGVDGDRQYAVIDDETGRVATAKHPRRWSALLQCAAATSDGGAVVVTLPDGRSVPVTEAAEPLSQLLGRRVHLGGERTAGATLERSDPLEVLAHGIDAEFDPVLLELGKAAPGGAFVDHSPVHLITTTTLDAIGVGVAEAIRYRPNVVIDMSDGFAPFGENDWVGTEMRLGDVTLRVTRPTSRCAVPTLRHGDAERLPDAVRYLLERNRIEVPDSGKLPCAGVYAEVVAVGTVSAGDEVRVG
- a CDS encoding LysR family transcriptional regulator ArgP encodes the protein MRIDGQQLAAYAAVIEHGSFDAAAARLHITPSAVSQRIKTLEQRVGQVLVVREKPCVATPAGVPLLRLAAQTALLEAEALGEMAGGTGSAPRIAMAVNADSMATWFTAVFDALDDVLFDIRIEDQDHSARLLREGVVMGAVTTERIPVSGCRVQPLGVMRYLPVASPGYRDRYLPDGFTAAAAAQAPSLAWNRDDALQDMLVRKAFRRDIARPQHYVPTAEGFGAAVLAGLGWGMFPEALAQPHLDDGSFVRITKAHLDVPLFWQCWKLDSPIVARITQAVTAAAG